The following proteins come from a genomic window of Flavobacteriales bacterium:
- a CDS encoding CusA/CzcA family heavy metal efflux RND transporter, whose translation MIDRIIRFSIHNKAIIGLFTLVLVLYGAYSLTQLPIDAVPDITNNQVQVITTTPTLAAQEVEQFVTAPIERAMASLPDLVEIRSISRFGLSLVTIVFDEDVDVYFARTLVDQRLGEAAALIPPGVGTPAMAPVSTGLGEVYQYVLHPKEGYEGTFSPSELRTIQEWIVVRQLLGTPGVAEVNSYGGEVKQYEVSVDPKRLQSMGVTIGELLLALESNNENTGGAYIEKRPNSYSIRGEGLLRTLDDIRKVVVKIPPGGVPLLVGDVAEVGFGAAPRYGALTRNGEGEAVGGTVMMLKGGNSAEVVKAIEARIPNVQKALPEGLLIEPYLVRSELVGRAIGTVKTNLIEGALIVIFVLVLFLGNWRAGLIVASVIPLCMLFAIILMNAFGVSGNLMSLGAIDFGLIVDGAVIIVEATLHHLHARFKGKILTREEMDREVFVSASKIRTSAAFGEIIILIVYIPILTLVGIEGKMFRPMAITVSFAILGALLLSLTYVPMMSALVLPRNTAHKPNFSDRMMDRFQKWYDPIIGFALRNRIKTVGVAVALFIGSVFLFARMGGEFIPTLEEGDFAFHSILPQGASLSQSIANNAKVEKILLQFPEVKQVVGRTGSAEIPTDPMPPEATDLMIILKDKDEWTTAHDREALQDTMLQALRQVPGVFYEATQPIQMRFNELMTGIRQDVAVKIYGENMDTLAVIANKVAAIIGEVQGAGEPQVEKVVGLPQITITYDRARVAQYGLNIRELNRTVRTAFAGEATGVIYENERRFDLVVRLGDQQRQSIDDVRTLFVALPGGGQIQLQQVADVSLTPGPAQISREDAKRRIAVGVNIRGRDVESFVEELQGRIDAEVRMPAAYYYTFGGTFENLRAASKRLMLAVPIALALIFLLLFFTFNSVKRALLIYTAIPMSAIGGVLALMARGMPFSISAGVGFIALFGVAVLNGIVLIATFDQLEKEGISDLKERVLKGTRTRLRPVLMTAAVASLGFLPMALSGNAGAEVQRPLATVVIGGLITATALTLMVLPVLYLLFMGGGRKRNDANGGKANAPLIVATVLLIMIGGTSSAQEPMPMDTAIARALRTHPSMTAAELRVQEQDALRGTAFGLQPLNAQFSRGQTQGPYPKDIILEANTGFAFPTTIARRAAYLKESLHLAENEKLNTAAYVKESVGGAYLQWAMGLEQVRILQQLDSAYASMAAFARQRFELGETGRLESTSAQSRAEQVKVRLRQAQADLVAYQVEVERWTGPLSGAVPVPEELLNTARAPDPGGGNDPLLLSLQQRTQVAEAEWKLQRSQWAPSLQGGGFYQTFDGTSPFSGFLIGASIPLPGSGQGGRTSAARLRSEIAAQELEAARRQRSSERATTQAQLTQLRESLAYYESTGAALGATLRDDALRAYRAGEADYFQFTQGIEQAFQLNAEHLRVRYELALTVLHLRALNGL comes from the coding sequence ATGATCGACAGGATCATCCGGTTCTCCATACACAACAAGGCCATCATAGGGCTCTTCACGCTCGTGCTGGTGCTTTACGGGGCGTACTCGCTCACGCAATTGCCGATCGATGCGGTTCCCGACATCACCAACAACCAAGTGCAGGTGATCACCACCACCCCTACGCTGGCCGCGCAGGAGGTGGAACAGTTCGTTACCGCGCCCATCGAGCGGGCCATGGCCAGCCTGCCCGACCTGGTGGAGATCCGCTCCATCAGCCGCTTCGGGCTCAGCCTGGTCACCATCGTGTTCGATGAGGACGTGGACGTGTACTTCGCCCGCACCTTGGTGGACCAGCGTCTGGGCGAGGCCGCCGCACTGATACCCCCCGGGGTGGGCACACCGGCCATGGCACCGGTAAGCACCGGGCTGGGCGAGGTGTACCAGTATGTGCTGCACCCCAAGGAAGGGTACGAGGGCACCTTCAGCCCCAGCGAGCTGCGCACCATCCAGGAATGGATCGTTGTGCGGCAACTGCTGGGCACACCCGGCGTGGCCGAGGTGAACAGCTACGGCGGCGAGGTGAAGCAGTACGAGGTGAGCGTGGACCCCAAGCGCTTGCAAAGCATGGGCGTCACCATCGGTGAGCTACTGCTCGCGCTGGAGAGCAACAACGAGAACACCGGCGGCGCCTACATCGAAAAACGCCCCAACAGCTACAGCATCCGGGGCGAAGGCCTGCTGCGCACGCTGGACGACATCCGCAAGGTGGTGGTGAAGATCCCGCCCGGCGGTGTGCCGCTCCTGGTGGGCGATGTGGCCGAGGTGGGCTTCGGTGCGGCCCCGCGTTACGGTGCGCTCACCCGCAATGGCGAAGGCGAAGCGGTGGGCGGCACGGTGATGATGCTGAAGGGTGGCAACAGTGCCGAGGTGGTGAAGGCCATTGAAGCGCGCATACCGAACGTGCAGAAGGCCCTGCCGGAAGGACTGTTGATCGAACCCTATCTGGTGCGCAGCGAACTGGTAGGGCGGGCCATCGGCACGGTGAAGACGAACCTGATCGAGGGCGCGTTGATCGTGATCTTCGTGCTGGTGCTCTTTCTGGGCAACTGGCGCGCGGGCCTCATCGTGGCCTCGGTGATCCCACTGTGCATGCTCTTCGCCATCATCCTCATGAACGCCTTCGGCGTCAGCGGCAATTTGATGTCGCTTGGTGCCATCGATTTCGGATTGATCGTGGACGGCGCCGTGATCATCGTGGAGGCCACCCTGCACCACCTGCATGCGCGCTTCAAGGGAAAGATCCTTACCCGTGAGGAGATGGACCGCGAGGTTTTCGTGAGCGCCAGCAAGATCCGGACGAGCGCGGCCTTCGGCGAGATCATCATCCTGATCGTGTACATCCCCATCCTCACACTGGTGGGCATCGAGGGCAAGATGTTCCGCCCCATGGCCATCACCGTCAGCTTCGCCATCCTGGGTGCGCTACTGCTCTCGCTCACCTACGTGCCCATGATGAGCGCGCTGGTGCTGCCTCGCAACACGGCGCACAAACCCAACTTCAGCGACCGCATGATGGATCGTTTCCAGAAGTGGTACGATCCCATCATCGGCTTCGCCTTGCGCAACCGGATCAAGACCGTGGGTGTGGCCGTGGCGCTGTTCATCGGCTCGGTCTTCCTGTTCGCACGCATGGGCGGCGAGTTCATTCCCACATTGGAAGAGGGCGACTTCGCCTTCCACAGCATCCTGCCGCAGGGCGCATCGCTCAGCCAGAGCATCGCCAACAACGCCAAGGTGGAGAAGATCCTGCTGCAATTCCCGGAGGTGAAGCAGGTGGTGGGCCGCACCGGCAGCGCCGAGATCCCCACGGACCCCATGCCCCCCGAAGCCACGGACCTCATGATCATCTTGAAGGACAAGGACGAATGGACCACCGCGCACGACCGCGAGGCTTTGCAGGACACCATGCTGCAAGCCTTGAGGCAGGTACCCGGCGTGTTCTACGAAGCCACCCAACCCATCCAGATGCGCTTCAACGAACTGATGACCGGCATACGGCAGGACGTGGCCGTGAAGATCTACGGTGAGAACATGGACACCCTCGCAGTGATCGCGAACAAGGTTGCGGCGATCATCGGCGAAGTGCAGGGTGCGGGTGAACCGCAAGTGGAAAAGGTGGTGGGCCTGCCCCAGATCACCATCACCTATGATCGTGCACGGGTAGCGCAGTACGGCCTCAACATCCGCGAACTGAACCGTACGGTGCGCACGGCCTTCGCCGGCGAGGCCACCGGCGTCATTTACGAGAACGAGCGCCGCTTCGATCTGGTGGTGCGCCTCGGTGACCAGCAGCGACAGAGCATCGACGATGTGCGCACCCTCTTCGTGGCGCTGCCCGGTGGCGGACAGATCCAGTTGCAGCAGGTGGCCGATGTGTCCTTGACACCCGGCCCGGCCCAGATCAGCCGCGAGGATGCCAAGCGCCGCATCGCCGTGGGCGTGAACATCCGTGGCCGTGACGTGGAAAGCTTCGTGGAAGAGCTCCAAGGCCGCATTGATGCCGAGGTGCGCATGCCCGCGGCCTACTACTACACCTTCGGCGGCACCTTCGAGAACCTGCGGGCAGCGAGCAAACGCCTGATGCTGGCGGTGCCCATCGCGCTGGCCCTCATCTTCCTGCTGCTCTTCTTCACCTTCAACAGCGTGAAGCGCGCCCTGCTGATCTACACCGCCATCCCCATGAGCGCCATCGGCGGTGTGCTCGCGCTCATGGCGCGCGGCATGCCGTTCAGCATCAGTGCGGGCGTGGGCTTCATCGCGCTCTTCGGCGTGGCGGTGCTCAACGGCATCGTCCTCATCGCCACCTTCGACCAACTGGAGAAGGAAGGCATCAGCGACCTGAAGGAGCGCGTGTTGAAAGGCACCCGCACACGGCTGCGTCCCGTGCTGATGACAGCGGCGGTGGCCTCCCTCGGTTTCCTGCCCATGGCCTTGAGCGGCAACGCGGGCGCGGAAGTGCAACGCCCCCTGGCCACAGTGGTGATCGGAGGCCTCATCACCGCCACGGCACTCACCCTCATGGTGCTGCCGGTGCTCTATCTGCTCTTCATGGGCGGAGGCAGGAAGCGCAACGATGCCAATGGCGGCAAGGCGAACGCACCGCTGATCGTCGCGACCGTGCTGTTGATCATGATCGGTGGCACCAGCAGCGCGCAGGAACCAATGCCGATGGACACGGCGATCGCACGCGCTTTGCGCACCCATCCGAGCATGACCGCTGCGGAACTGCGTGTGCAGGAACAGGATGCCCTGCGTGGCACGGCCTTCGGGCTGCAGCCGCTCAACGCGCAATTCTCTCGTGGCCAGACCCAGGGGCCGTATCCGAAGGACATTATCCTGGAAGCCAATACCGGGTTCGCATTTCCCACCACCATTGCCCGCCGCGCGGCCTACCTGAAGGAAAGCCTGCACCTTGCGGAGAATGAAAAGCTGAATACGGCGGCCTACGTGAAGGAGAGCGTGGGCGGGGCCTACCTGCAATGGGCCATGGGCCTTGAACAGGTGCGTATCCTGCAACAGCTGGACAGCGCGTACGCATCCATGGCGGCCTTCGCACGGCAGCGCTTCGAGCTCGGTGAGACCGGCCGCTTGGAAAGCACCAGCGCGCAAAGCCGCGCCGAGCAGGTGAAGGTGCGCTTGCGCCAGGCACAGGCCGATCTGGTGGCCTACCAGGTGGAAGTGGAACGCTGGACGGGCCCGCTCAGTGGTGCCGTGCCGGTGCCCGAGGAATTGCTCAACACTGCACGAGCGCCGGATCCCGGCGGCGGCAACGACCCGCTCCTGCTCTCCTTGCAGCAGCGCACGCAGGTGGCCGAGGCCGAATGGAAACTGCAACGCAGCCAATGGGCACCCAGCCTGCAGGGCGGCGGCTTCTACCAGACCTTCGATGGCACGTCGCCCTTTTCGGGCTTCCTCATCGGTGCTTCGATCCCCCTGCCCGGCAGCGGCCAGGGCGGGCGCACCTCGGCGGCACGTTTGCGCAGCGAGATCGCCGCGCAGGAACTGGAAGCCGCTCGCCGACAGCGCAGCAGCGAGCGGGCCACCACGCAAGCGCAGCTCACCCAATTGCGCGAGAGCCTCGCCTACTATGAAAGCACCGGTGCCGCGCTGGGCGCTACCCTGCGCGACGATGCCCTGCGTGCCTATCGCGCGGGCGAAGCCGACTACTTCCAATTCACCCAAGGCATCGAGCAGGCCTTTCAACTCAACGCCGAGCACCTGCGCGTGCGTTACGAGCTCGCACTTACCGTCCTCCACCTCCGTGCCCTCAATGGGCTCTAA
- a CDS encoding type II toxin-antitoxin system PemK/MazF family toxin, with protein MKPGDVVRWTFVQGDGQRKMRPAVILGAVPPFNDWLVCAVSSQVQRAVKDLDVVIDARHPDFHRTGLRMESVVRVAQLTTLPDRVVQGAMAKSRRARSARSRSACGSGWAEDPASRTSPPDATPGIRPLGQRPPTEWSVACIRRS; from the coding sequence ATGAAACCCGGCGATGTGGTTCGCTGGACCTTCGTTCAGGGCGACGGCCAGCGCAAGATGCGGCCTGCCGTCATCCTCGGCGCCGTGCCTCCGTTCAACGACTGGCTGGTTTGCGCAGTGAGTTCCCAGGTGCAACGCGCGGTGAAGGACTTGGACGTGGTCATCGACGCCAGGCATCCGGACTTCCACCGGACCGGCCTGCGCATGGAAAGCGTGGTGCGTGTCGCGCAACTCACCACCCTGCCTGATCGGGTGGTGCAAGGTGCCATGGCGAAGTCTCGCCGGGCACGCTCCGCGAGATCAAGGAGCGCCTGCGGAAGTGGCTGGGCTGAGGATCCTGCTTCCCGAACATCTCCTCCCGATGCCACTCCAGGTATTCGGCCTTTGGGCCAGCGACCTCCGACGGAATGGTCAGTGGCTTGCATTCGCAGGTCTTGA
- a CDS encoding gliding motility-associated C-terminal domain-containing protein → MRHAQLLPAALLLMQAQGQNLVPNGDFETFSQCPDYVSQIDRATGWSRPTNGTSDYFNACLGVPFSMNVPDNQSGYEPARSGNGYAGFYCFYSTTPITAAPDNDHEYVTRALDEPLIPGATYAVEFFVSLADVSKYAVNDIGALLSTQAPYRADEFAITATPQVTNTSLVMLDQKNGWTRIHGCFVADSAFAYITIGNFRDGAATVFTEVPTSFPLTFYSYYFVDDVSVQAVAAPQLGPDINACDAVTLAVQDPVDGATYTWSTGEEGTSIVADSAGVYSVRQDLNGCIVSDTILVHLAEPLQLHLPNDTVADFCADPLLVLDPGPLPVNSSVSWSTGASTAAIAVQQAGIYTVQVSAPEHCPATASILVADACASPVFAPNAFTPNNDGINDRWQPLWMANPGATLELTVYDRWGGRSSRPRGAMRLGMALRRDHRCPTGCTPGADEHVIAPPPWISRSAGTCA, encoded by the coding sequence GTGAGGCATGCACAGCTCCTACCCGCAGCCCTGCTGCTGATGCAGGCGCAAGGGCAGAACCTCGTTCCGAACGGGGACTTCGAGACCTTTTCGCAATGCCCCGATTACGTGAGCCAGATCGACCGCGCCACGGGGTGGTCGCGCCCCACCAATGGCACCAGCGACTACTTCAACGCTTGCCTCGGTGTTCCCTTCAGCATGAATGTGCCGGACAACCAATCCGGTTATGAGCCGGCCCGCAGCGGCAATGGCTACGCGGGCTTCTATTGCTTCTATTCCACCACGCCGATCACCGCTGCACCGGACAACGACCACGAGTACGTGACGCGCGCACTCGATGAGCCGCTGATCCCCGGGGCCACCTATGCGGTGGAGTTCTTCGTGAGCCTCGCCGATGTCTCGAAGTACGCGGTGAATGACATCGGTGCGCTGCTGAGCACGCAGGCCCCTTACCGCGCCGACGAATTCGCGATCACGGCCACGCCGCAGGTCACGAACACCTCGCTCGTGATGCTCGATCAGAAGAACGGCTGGACGCGCATCCACGGCTGCTTCGTGGCCGATTCGGCATTCGCATACATCACCATCGGGAACTTCCGCGATGGCGCGGCAACGGTGTTCACGGAGGTGCCCACGAGTTTCCCGCTCACCTTCTACAGCTATTACTTCGTGGACGATGTGAGCGTGCAAGCGGTCGCAGCGCCGCAGCTCGGGCCGGACATCAACGCGTGCGATGCGGTGACGCTGGCCGTGCAGGATCCTGTCGATGGCGCCACCTACACCTGGTCCACGGGTGAAGAAGGAACCTCCATCGTGGCCGACAGCGCTGGCGTGTACAGCGTTCGCCAGGACCTCAACGGATGCATCGTGTCCGATACCATCCTTGTGCATCTCGCAGAGCCCTTGCAACTCCACCTGCCCAACGATACGGTGGCCGATTTCTGCGCGGACCCCTTGCTCGTGCTCGACCCGGGCCCCTTGCCGGTGAATTCTTCGGTGAGCTGGTCCACCGGCGCGAGCACGGCGGCGATCGCGGTGCAACAAGCGGGGATCTATACCGTGCAGGTATCGGCACCGGAGCATTGTCCGGCAACGGCCTCCATCTTGGTGGCAGATGCTTGCGCCTCGCCGGTGTTCGCTCCGAATGCCTTCACCCCGAACAACGACGGCATCAACGATCGCTGGCAACCGCTGTGGATGGCCAACCCGGGCGCCACCTTGGAACTCACCGTCTACGATCGATGGGGAGGGCGCTCTTCACGGCCACGGGGCGCGATGCGGCTTGGGATGGCACTGCGCAGGGATCACCGGTGCCCGACGGGGTGTACGCCTGGCGCGGACGAGCACGTGATCGCTCCACCTCCATGGATCTCCAGATCAGCGGGCACGTGTGCCTGA
- a CDS encoding class I SAM-dependent methyltransferase → MNPFRFLRLLFKGPTPQLMAAQLRKPHGFMARKVGERMNAANRSLYEAAWKALDLRDGMSVLEIGFGNGLFFGDLARQAKALRLHGLDFSKEMVEQATERNAELIASGALSLAHGPSDRMPFADASFDRVFCINVVYFWDDPGSHLREVRRVLKPGGTFTAVLRTRSSMEKMPFTAFGFTKYEEADWERVLRAHGFTPTGTTLLREREIEFAGARFTPESLVMTSV, encoded by the coding sequence ATGAACCCGTTCCGATTCCTGCGCTTGCTGTTCAAGGGTCCCACCCCGCAGCTGATGGCCGCGCAATTGCGCAAGCCGCACGGCTTCATGGCGCGCAAAGTGGGCGAGCGCATGAACGCGGCGAACCGCTCGCTCTACGAGGCCGCTTGGAAGGCGCTCGACCTGCGCGACGGCATGAGCGTGCTCGAGATCGGTTTCGGCAATGGCCTGTTCTTCGGCGACCTCGCGCGCCAAGCAAAGGCCTTGCGCTTGCACGGCCTCGACTTCAGCAAAGAGATGGTGGAGCAAGCCACGGAGCGGAATGCGGAACTCATCGCATCCGGCGCCTTGTCGCTTGCTCATGGGCCCAGTGACCGCATGCCGTTCGCCGACGCATCATTCGATCGGGTCTTCTGCATCAACGTGGTCTACTTCTGGGACGATCCGGGCAGCCACCTGCGTGAAGTGCGCCGCGTGCTGAAACCGGGCGGAACATTCACCGCCGTGCTGCGCACGCGATCGTCCATGGAGAAGATGCCTTTCACGGCATTCGGCTTCACGAAATACGAAGAGGCCGATTGGGAGCGCGTGCTGCGCGCCCATGGTTTCACGCCTACCGGCACCACATTGCTGCGCGAGCGGGAGATCGAGTTCGCTGGAGCGCGGTTCACGCCGGAGAGCCTGGTGATGACGAGCGTTTGA